The genomic region ATCCCTTCCTAAAACAGCATTTTAATTGTTAATTTTATCAAATATACCTTCTTTTTTGAATAGAGCTCTAACCGTGTCAGATGGTTGTGCACCTACTTTTAGCCACTTTATTGCTTTTTCAGAATCAATTTTAATTTCCTTTGGATTAGATACTGGATTATAATATCCAATCTCCTCTATAAACTTACCATCACGTGGTGATCTTGAATCGGCCACAACGAATCTGTAAAATGGTGACTTTTTCGCACCCATTCTTTTTAATCTAATCCTGACTGCCACTTTATCACCTCCTTTTAAAG from Thermoanaerobacterium sp. PSU-2 harbors:
- the rpsP gene encoding 30S ribosomal protein S16 — translated: MAVRIRLKRMGAKKSPFYRFVVADSRSPRDGKFIEEIGYYNPVSNPKEIKIDSEKAIKWLKVGAQPSDTVRALFKKEGIFDKINN